Proteins encoded together in one Telopea speciosissima isolate NSW1024214 ecotype Mountain lineage chromosome 4, Tspe_v1, whole genome shotgun sequence window:
- the LOC122659282 gene encoding uncharacterized protein LOC122659282, with translation MLGFGAAPAPPAPPPSFLRFIRFITTPYWPHRYGRTFCSCKNYRCRNTATFVCHVDGTTTTTTNYNNRNGGHPNNTKRKLRTTTRATCSSLNQPIALIIVAVMVFSTAAATATKPPPSQPPSEETLSNIPQMLSGECASPIDCKKARIQRPKSRKAESCTIKCVTTCIRGGAGSPGEGPLNARRPLVVFKQGFRSRHYCLVECSDICNLIKDGEDGP, from the exons ATGCTGGGTTTTGGGGCAGCTCCAGCTCCTCCGGCTCCACCTCCTTCTTTCCTAAGGTTTATAAGGTTTATAACCACTCCGTATTGGCCTCATAGATATGGCAGAACCTTCTGTAGCTGTAAAAACTACCGCTGCCGCAACACTGCAACATTCGTGTGCCATGTTGAtggtactactactactactactaattATAATAATAGAAATGGTGGCCATCCCAACAACACCAAGAGGAAGCTGCGGACTACTACCAGAGCAACCTGCAGTAGCCTCAATCAGCCAATCGCCCTTATTATAGTGGCGGTGATGGTCTTCTCCACGGCGGCCGCAACTGCAACAAAACCACCACCATCACAACCACCATCTGAGGAGACACTGTCGAACATCCCACAGATGCTTTCGGGTGAGTGTGCTTCTCCCATCGACTGCAAGAAGGCCAGGATCCAACGCCCAAAATCAAGGAAGGCTGAATCTTGCACCATCAAGTGTGTCACCACTTGCATTCGAGGTGGTGCTGGCTCGCCTGGCGAGGGTCCCCTCAACGCCAGAAG GCCTCTTGTGGTCTTCAAGCAAGGGTTTCGAAGCCGTCATTACTG CCTGGTTGAGTGCTCTGACATCTGTAATCTAATCAAAGATGGTGAAGATGGACCCTGA